In Gammaproteobacteria bacterium, the following are encoded in one genomic region:
- a CDS encoding DUF4266 domain-containing protein, with amino-acid sequence MRGFILLIGLCTTAGCVNVKAWERAYLADPIMMETDAREHRAFDMHMHRALAQGLIGGSVAGGGCGCEQ; translated from the coding sequence GTGCGTGGTTTTATTTTGTTAATCGGTCTGTGTACGACGGCGGGATGCGTCAACGTCAAAGCGTGGGAAAGAGCATATCTGGCAGACCCGATCATGATGGAAACCGACGCACGGGAGCACCGCGCTTTCGACATGCATATGCATCGAGCCTTGGCACAGGGTCTGATCGGCGGCAGTGTCGCCGGTGGTGGCTGCGGTTGCGAGCAATAA
- a CDS encoding DUF3570 domain-containing protein yields the protein MPILARLFSLTFAIVSGFALSPAKAENEIDVFVAHYQDNTGLSVFSPVISWLHELSDAFSVNGRFNYETFNKTASNNGSAMDAISGATTVVGGSGSGFSETRIEPSAGIAYKRGSWNTNVNTSMSNESHFQSRSIAAGIERETFQRNLTLSINYAYTADQVEVNSASQGVSTQQKQTQSILLGATQLLGPKDLLSVGFGYANISGYQSGPLRKISIDENLSGSIVSYIYDESHPTLRNRALLYLQYKSYFQTRTALVVNTSVYRDDWGINAFAIESRLAQYIIDTWRIAWRYRFYYQDAADFYRPLYTQEQDLMTADARLRRFNTHLTGISATWSPAKFNNDWSIRASLDYYLENDGFTNAIILSLHTGIRF from the coding sequence ATGCCTATACTCGCCCGACTATTTTCGCTGACATTTGCGATTGTAAGCGGTTTTGCGCTGTCGCCAGCAAAAGCAGAAAACGAAATCGATGTCTTCGTCGCACACTATCAGGACAATACCGGGCTAAGCGTCTTCTCTCCCGTGATCAGTTGGCTGCATGAGCTATCTGATGCATTTTCGGTTAATGGTCGTTTTAACTACGAAACGTTTAACAAAACTGCGTCAAATAATGGCTCAGCCATGGACGCAATTTCCGGCGCAACAACAGTTGTTGGTGGTAGTGGCAGCGGCTTTAGCGAGACACGCATTGAACCCTCCGCTGGTATTGCATATAAACGAGGCAGCTGGAACACCAACGTAAATACCTCAATGAGCAATGAATCGCATTTTCAGTCGCGAAGTATTGCTGCTGGCATCGAACGAGAAACATTTCAACGCAACCTGACGCTTTCCATAAACTATGCCTATACCGCGGACCAGGTCGAAGTAAACAGCGCCTCACAGGGCGTGAGTACCCAACAAAAACAAACCCAGTCAATTTTGCTGGGCGCAACACAATTGCTAGGCCCGAAAGATTTGCTGTCAGTTGGTTTTGGATATGCAAACATTAGCGGATACCAGAGTGGTCCGTTGCGGAAGATTTCGATTGATGAAAATTTAAGTGGCAGTATTGTTTCCTATATTTATGATGAGTCCCACCCAACGCTGCGCAACCGTGCACTTCTCTACCTGCAATACAAGTCCTACTTTCAGACACGTACCGCTTTAGTGGTAAATACTTCTGTCTACCGTGATGACTGGGGGATTAATGCATTCGCGATAGAAAGTCGGCTCGCGCAATACATTATCGATACCTGGCGTATTGCCTGGCGCTATCGCTTTTACTATCAGGATGCCGCCGATTTTTATCGCCCGCTCTATACCCAGGAACAAGATTTAATGACAGCCGATGCGCGATTGCGTCGCTTCAATACCCACTTGACCGGAATTTCAGCAACCTGGTCTCCTGCCAAATTCAATAACGACTGGTCTATTCGCGCCAGCCTGGATTACTATTTGGAAAATGATGGTTTCACCAACGCTATAATTCTTTCTTTACATACTGGTATCAGGTTTTAA